A window of Thermus filiformis contains these coding sequences:
- a CDS encoding lycopene cyclase domain-containing protein, whose translation MTYLEFHLLFLLPPLLALLLWSRPRPPRVWAYLLLPLIALLYTTPWDNYLVWRGVWGYPEGRVLLRLWYVPLEEYLFFLLQPLLTGALLLRLAGSPPPPGPGVFRVLGGGAWLLVTALGVLLLALGGKALYLGLILAYFAPVFVLQWAFGGDLLWAWRRPLLLGVALPTLYLWFADSWAIREGIWWIAEAYTLGPKAFGLPLEEMTFFLFTNLAVVQGLLLAWHPEALRRLR comes from the coding sequence ATGACCTACCTGGAGTTCCACCTCCTCTTCCTCCTCCCTCCCCTCCTGGCCCTCCTCCTCTGGTCCCGGCCTAGGCCCCCCCGGGTCTGGGCCTACCTCCTCCTGCCCCTCATCGCCCTCCTCTACACCACCCCCTGGGACAACTACCTGGTCTGGCGGGGGGTGTGGGGCTATCCGGAGGGGCGGGTCCTCCTTAGGCTCTGGTACGTGCCCCTGGAGGAGTACCTCTTCTTCCTCCTCCAGCCCCTCCTCACCGGGGCCCTCCTCCTGCGCCTCGCGGGAAGCCCCCCGCCTCCGGGGCCTGGGGTCTTCCGGGTCCTCGGGGGCGGGGCGTGGCTTTTGGTGACCGCCCTCGGGGTCCTCCTCCTGGCCCTGGGGGGGAAGGCGCTTTACCTGGGGCTCATCCTGGCCTACTTCGCCCCGGTCTTCGTGCTCCAGTGGGCCTTTGGGGGGGATCTCCTTTGGGCCTGGCGGCGGCCCCTCCTCCTGGGGGTGGCCCTGCCCACCCTCTACCTCTGGTTTGCGGACAGCTGGGCCATCCGGGAGGGGATCTGGTGGATCGCGGAGGCCTACACCCTGGGCCCCAAGGCCTTCGGCCTGCCCCTGGAGGAGATGACCTTCTTCCTCTTCACCAACCTGGCCGTGGTCCAGGGCCTCCTCCTGGCCTGGCACCCCGAGGCCTTAAGAAGGCTACGATGA
- a CDS encoding 1-acyl-sn-glycerol-3-phosphate acyltransferase produces the protein MMEPSRPLGRFLRLWVEGMLLLSLKGSLRGVYLRGEVPPGPLVLALNHHSFYDGHLVWLLARRMGRRMSLLVAEENLRAFPVLALAGALEAGRVREALRRLSRGEWVALFPEGVLRHPGPLGPLRPGAVWLAQRAQAPLLPVAARVVLRGFEHPEAFLWAGDPLKPGAGLEELARALGGLLGELDALLARTHPREVPEGFREVLKGRRSLEERVRPLVEVLKGR, from the coding sequence ATGATGGAGCCAAGCCGTCCCCTGGGCCGCTTCCTCCGGCTTTGGGTGGAGGGGATGCTCCTCCTGAGCCTCAAGGGAAGCCTCCGGGGGGTGTACCTGCGGGGGGAGGTGCCTCCTGGGCCTTTGGTCCTGGCCCTGAACCACCACAGCTTCTACGACGGCCACCTGGTCTGGCTTCTTGCCCGGCGGATGGGGAGGCGGATGAGCCTTCTGGTGGCGGAGGAGAACCTCCGGGCCTTCCCCGTGCTGGCCCTGGCGGGGGCTTTGGAGGCGGGCCGGGTCCGGGAGGCCCTGAGGCGGCTTAGCCGGGGGGAGTGGGTGGCCCTCTTCCCCGAGGGGGTCCTGCGCCACCCGGGGCCCCTGGGCCCCCTGAGGCCGGGGGCGGTCTGGCTCGCCCAAAGGGCCCAGGCCCCCCTCCTCCCCGTGGCGGCGCGGGTGGTCCTGCGGGGGTTTGAGCACCCCGAGGCCTTCCTCTGGGCGGGAGACCCCCTTAAGCCCGGGGCGGGCCTGGAGGAGTTGGCCCGGGCCCTGGGGGGGCTTCTCGGAGAGCTAGACGCCCTCCTGGCCCGGACCCACCCCCGGGAGGTGCCGGAGGGCTTCCGGGAGGTCCTCAAGGGAAGGCGGAGCCTGGAGGAGCGGGTCCGCCCCCTGGTGGAGGTCCTGAAGGGGCGATGA